One window of the Salvia miltiorrhiza cultivar Shanhuang (shh) chromosome 6, IMPLAD_Smil_shh, whole genome shotgun sequence genome contains the following:
- the LOC130988811 gene encoding uncharacterized protein LOC130988811: MGTREVYEEKLRRGNLHHDPTIQPGLGTPRCPRCLSLLNPAKENSEWQITPVLHDVTTVAGSGVGGLLSAVHGFNTGIPYFQNRVKGPKWLPFVIGLPPLLMFSAASAAFGGYALPKFSQLIVTSYYASSSVSHYGISLLTRHIEDNHISKVQQKQLP; the protein is encoded by the exons ATGGGGACGCGTGAGGTGTACGAAGAGAAGCTGCGGAGAGGGAATCTCCACCACGATCCCACCATCCAACCAGGCCTCGGCACCCCCCGCTGCCCGCGCTGCCTTTCTCTCTTAAACCCTGCTAAG GAAAATTCCGAATGGCAGATCACTCCGGTTCTGCACGACGTCACTACCGTG GCTGGCTCTGGGGTTGGTGGTCTGCTTAGTGCAGTTCATGGTTTTAACACAG GAATTCCTTATTTCCAAAACCGTGTGAAGGGACCTAAGTGGCTTCCATTTGTTATTGGG CTTCCTCCTCTTCTGATGTTTTCTGCAGCTAGTGCTGCTTTTGGAG GCTATGCTCTACCTAAGTTCAGTCAACTCATTGTGACATCTTATTATGCTTCTTCAAGCGTTTCCCATTACGGCATTTCATTGCTCACAAGACATATTGAAGACAATCACATCTCTAAAGTTCAACAGAAGCAGCTTCCATGA
- the LOC130988809 gene encoding dirigent protein 22-like, whose product MAGATTILAFAILTLSAISVPTNSQEFSRKLKKREMGMKREKLSHLHFYFHDIVSGRNRTAVRVAEAASTNSSATGFGFLVMIDDPLTVGPNTSSKMVGRAQGLYGSADLSEVGLLMALNFAFVEGKFNGSTLSVLGRNAVFSAVREMPVVGGSGVFRFARGYAHARTHSFDFKTGDAVVEYNVYVLHY is encoded by the coding sequence ATGGCCGGAGCTACCACCATCCTCGCATTCGCCATTCTCACCCTGTCAGCCATCTCGGTCCCAACAAATTCCCAAGAATTCTCAAGAAAGCTCAAGAAACGAGAAATGGGGATGAAGAGAGAGAAGCTGAGCCACCTTCACTTCTACTTCCACGACATCGTGAGCGGCCGCAACCGGACGGCGGTGCGCGTGGCGGAGGCGGCCAGCACCAACTCCTCGGCCACGGGGTTCGGCTTCTTGGTGATGATCGACGACCCCCTGACGGTGGGCCCCAACACGAGCTCCAAGATGGTGGGGAGAGCTCAAGGGCTGTACGGGTCCGCTGATTTGAGCGAGGTGGGGCTTCTCATGGCGCTCAATTTCGCCTTCGTGGAGGGGAAGTTCAACGGCAGCACGCTCAGCGTGTTGGGCCGGAACGCGGTGTTCTCCGCCGTGAGGGAGATGCCCGTTGTCGGCGGCAGCGGTGTTTTCCGGTTTGCCCGCGGTTACGCTCACGCGAGGACTCACTCCTTTGACTTCAAAACCGGGGATGCCGTCGTTGAGTACAACGTTTATGTATTGCATTATTGA